The Hymenobacter sp. DG01 genome has a segment encoding these proteins:
- a CDS encoding DUF4249 domain-containing protein: MLHRLLGAGLALLAGCIEPFAPDVVQASANYLVVDGSINSQGVSNIRLSRTQSLNQGGPPPPETQARIYIEEEGGQRYALAEGLAGTYTSAALALRPGTRVRLHLTTADQKEYVSEFAAARSTPPIDSVSWQAGSSGVQLYVNAHDDSRQSRYYRWSYEETWEFTSAANSVLEYQNGRLVDRKEDIYHCWASETSTTIKLGTTARLSQDVVSRQPLTLLPPTSGKLRFKYSILVKQYALTAEEYTYWELLRKNTEDIGTLFDPLPSELTGNIRCLTDAGEKVLGFVGVQSVTEKRLFITPEQLPGDWRFRTGYEGCYPLDTIPQFTTTPTSGPQPSPEQVIDFFRTGIAIPVNVLYKRGNPTPYYLYETVECIDCRRRGTNVRPRFWQ, from the coding sequence ATGTTGCACCGGCTGCTGGGCGCGGGCCTGGCGTTGCTGGCCGGCTGCATCGAGCCGTTTGCGCCCGATGTGGTACAGGCTTCGGCCAACTATCTGGTAGTAGATGGCAGCATCAACAGCCAGGGCGTGAGCAACATTCGTCTTTCGCGCACCCAGAGCCTGAACCAGGGCGGACCACCGCCGCCCGAAACTCAGGCGCGCATTTATATTGAGGAAGAAGGCGGGCAGCGGTACGCATTGGCAGAAGGCCTGGCCGGCACGTACACCTCGGCGGCACTGGCGCTACGCCCGGGCACCCGCGTGCGGTTGCACCTGACCACGGCCGACCAGAAAGAGTACGTGTCGGAATTCGCTGCCGCCCGAAGTACGCCCCCCATCGACTCGGTTTCCTGGCAGGCGGGCAGCTCGGGAGTGCAACTGTACGTGAATGCGCACGACGACTCCCGCCAGAGCCGCTACTACCGCTGGAGCTACGAGGAAACCTGGGAGTTTACCTCGGCGGCCAACTCCGTGCTGGAGTACCAGAACGGGCGGCTCGTGGACCGCAAGGAAGACATTTACCACTGCTGGGCTTCAGAAACCTCCACCACCATTAAGCTCGGTACTACCGCCCGCCTGAGCCAGGACGTGGTTTCGCGCCAGCCCCTGACGCTGCTGCCGCCTACCTCCGGCAAGCTCCGCTTCAAGTACAGCATTCTGGTAAAGCAGTATGCCCTGACAGCCGAGGAGTACACCTACTGGGAGCTGCTGCGCAAGAACACCGAGGACATCGGGACCCTGTTTGACCCCCTGCCCTCAGAGCTGACGGGCAACATCCGCTGCCTGACCGATGCCGGAGAAAAGGTGCTGGGGTTTGTGGGCGTTCAGTCCGTAACCGAGAAGCGCTTGTTTATCACGCCCGAGCAGCTGCCGGGCGACTGGCGCTTCCGGACGGGTTACGAGGGCTGCTATCCGCTTGATACCATTCCGCAGTTTACTACCACGCCTACCTCGGGCCCGCAGCCCTCGCCGGAACAGGTTATCGACTTTTTCCGGACCGGTATTGCCATTCCGGTCAATGTGCTCTATAAGCGGGGCAACCCCACGCCCTACTATCTGTACGAGACAGTGGAGTGCATCGACTGCCGCCGGCGCGGTACCAACGTGCGGCCCCGCTTCTGGCAGTAG
- a CDS encoding O-methyltransferase produces MIPDEAQLYADRHTTPESPLLARLNRETHVQLLHARMLSGHAQGRLLSMLSHMVRPRRILELGTFTGYSALCLAEGLAPDGVLHTLEQNPELEDRIRRYLREAGREQQIQLHIGDARQLLPTLAETWDLVFIDADKINNDTYYELVLPRVRPGGFLLIDNVLWGGKVLDSYPVKASDKDTHAVRAFNDKVKADERVENVLLPLRDGLLLVRKK; encoded by the coding sequence GTGATTCCCGACGAAGCCCAACTCTACGCCGACCGCCACACTACCCCCGAAAGCCCGCTGTTGGCCCGCCTCAACCGCGAAACGCATGTGCAGCTGCTGCACGCCCGTATGCTCTCGGGGCATGCCCAGGGCCGGCTCCTGAGCATGCTCAGCCACATGGTGCGGCCCCGGCGCATACTGGAGCTGGGTACGTTCACGGGCTACTCGGCCCTGTGCCTGGCCGAAGGGCTGGCCCCCGATGGCGTGCTGCACACCCTGGAGCAAAACCCGGAGCTGGAGGACCGCATCCGGCGCTACCTGCGCGAAGCGGGCCGGGAGCAGCAGATTCAGCTGCACATCGGCGACGCCCGCCAGCTGCTGCCGACCCTGGCCGAGACCTGGGACTTGGTGTTCATCGACGCCGATAAAATCAACAACGACACGTACTACGAGCTGGTGCTGCCCCGGGTGCGGCCGGGCGGGTTTCTGCTGATTGATAACGTACTGTGGGGCGGCAAGGTGCTGGATTCCTACCCCGTCAAAGCTTCCGATAAGGATACCCACGCCGTGCGCGCCTTCAATGATAAGGTGAAAGCCGATGAGCGGGTAGAAAACGTGTTGCTGCCCCTGCGCGACGGGCTGCTGCTGGTGCGCAAAAAGTAA
- a CDS encoding LysM peptidoglycan-binding domain-containing protein: MRRIVLLLFFLLPLLATAQTVPVPTNLSLAGLRLRLTDGGRNAIQQKVDALRRHPASFQARVVLADAYFPLIDRVFQQEGLPLDFHFLALQESGLQGDAQSIHDAVGYWQFKRESAADFGLLMNDAVDERKHIVASSKAAAQYLLRNNKVLRNWANSLLSYNLGLTGTKPYTLPTDADATEVEISEQTHPYILTFLAHKVAFEPAVGLNTRPPLLFQEFPAPAGKPLSIMAQALQQNPEELAKHNRWLLAPSVPTDRVYTMLVPITDPLQLTALAAQQKNATAGQLLNQPTADPENADFVRVNGLRALIALPGDTKESLAKRAGLKMRKFMQYNDLFAFDNIVTGQPYFVQKKRDKAAVEYHVARPGESVATVSQKYGMRAKAIWSKNRMPRNEELRPGRVLWLQHTRPKNVPVEYADGNNATALAAFEKPVTAPAQAAPAATAPAVPTKQPEKKRKTDEAEPYMGRTAGSARILEDAVEEESSTVVQPDSATDEHTENLNNLPPTPVVTPSSPERPTPVAPRKPLPTAAPVADEPAASQAAPEPAEQPLPPATRPVATSAPVAAPTPTPATKPQAPAAATAPATSRPVPPTIIAPTAAPTEAIPANGLHTVQPKENLYSVARRFGLRPADIVLWNNLPQNPSLRIGQVLRLTAPDDAATPAEPATPALPSRPAPAAPRPTVPAPAPTSAASVQHTVLPGETMYSISRKYKVTIKQIMEWNSKPDFAVKPGEVLLIKPAQ; encoded by the coding sequence ATGAGACGAATTGTACTCCTGCTTTTTTTCCTGCTGCCACTGCTGGCCACCGCGCAAACCGTGCCGGTGCCAACAAACCTGAGTCTGGCGGGCCTGCGCCTGCGCCTGACTGATGGGGGCCGCAACGCCATTCAGCAAAAAGTAGATGCCCTACGCCGCCACCCGGCTTCCTTTCAGGCGCGGGTAGTGCTGGCCGATGCCTACTTCCCGCTTATTGACCGGGTATTTCAGCAGGAAGGCTTACCTCTGGACTTTCACTTTCTGGCCTTGCAGGAAAGCGGCCTGCAGGGCGACGCGCAAAGCATTCATGATGCCGTGGGCTACTGGCAGTTCAAACGCGAGTCGGCCGCCGATTTTGGCCTGCTCATGAACGATGCCGTGGATGAGCGCAAGCACATTGTGGCTTCCTCGAAAGCGGCGGCGCAATACCTGCTGCGCAACAACAAGGTGCTGCGCAACTGGGCCAATAGTCTGCTTAGCTACAACCTGGGCCTTACCGGCACCAAGCCTTACACCCTACCCACGGATGCCGACGCTACGGAGGTGGAAATCTCGGAGCAGACTCACCCCTATATTCTTACCTTCCTGGCGCATAAAGTGGCTTTTGAGCCGGCCGTGGGGTTGAACACGCGGCCGCCGCTGCTGTTCCAGGAGTTTCCGGCTCCGGCGGGCAAGCCTTTGTCGATTATGGCCCAGGCCCTGCAGCAAAACCCCGAGGAGCTAGCTAAGCATAACCGCTGGCTGCTTGCCCCGTCCGTACCCACCGACCGGGTGTACACTATGCTGGTGCCCATCACCGATCCGCTGCAGCTCACGGCCCTGGCTGCCCAGCAGAAAAACGCTACCGCCGGCCAGCTGCTCAACCAGCCCACCGCTGACCCCGAAAACGCCGATTTCGTGCGCGTTAACGGCCTGCGGGCCCTGATAGCCCTACCCGGCGACACCAAGGAAAGCCTGGCTAAGCGGGCTGGCCTGAAGATGCGGAAGTTCATGCAGTACAATGACCTGTTTGCTTTCGATAACATCGTAACCGGCCAGCCCTACTTCGTGCAGAAGAAGCGCGACAAAGCGGCCGTAGAATACCACGTAGCCCGCCCCGGCGAAAGTGTGGCCACCGTATCGCAGAAATACGGCATGCGGGCCAAGGCCATCTGGAGCAAAAACCGCATGCCCCGCAACGAGGAACTGCGTCCGGGCCGGGTGCTGTGGCTGCAGCACACCCGCCCCAAAAACGTGCCCGTAGAGTACGCCGATGGCAACAATGCCACGGCCTTGGCTGCTTTCGAGAAGCCGGTAACGGCGCCCGCTCAGGCCGCTCCGGCTGCCACTGCCCCGGCAGTGCCCACCAAGCAGCCGGAAAAGAAACGCAAGACCGACGAGGCCGAGCCTTATATGGGCCGCACTGCTGGCTCGGCCCGGATTCTGGAAGACGCCGTGGAAGAGGAAAGCAGCACCGTTGTGCAGCCCGACAGCGCCACCGACGAGCACACGGAAAACCTCAACAACCTGCCCCCTACCCCCGTCGTTACCCCGAGCAGCCCGGAGCGCCCTACCCCGGTAGCGCCCAGAAAGCCTTTGCCCACGGCCGCCCCCGTGGCCGATGAGCCGGCGGCAAGCCAGGCCGCGCCCGAGCCCGCCGAACAACCCCTACCCCCCGCAACGCGGCCAGTCGCTACTTCTGCGCCCGTTGCCGCGCCTACCCCTACCCCCGCTACTAAGCCCCAGGCTCCCGCAGCCGCAACTGCACCGGCTACCAGTCGGCCGGTGCCGCCGACCATAATTGCCCCGACTGCCGCGCCAACAGAGGCCATTCCGGCCAATGGCCTGCATACCGTGCAGCCCAAGGAAAACCTGTATTCGGTGGCTCGCCGCTTTGGCCTGCGCCCCGCTGACATTGTACTGTGGAACAATCTGCCCCAGAATCCTTCCCTGCGTATCGGGCAGGTGCTGCGGCTGACGGCCCCAGACGATGCCGCAACGCCCGCCGAGCCGGCCACCCCGGCCCTCCCCTCGCGGCCCGCACCGGCGGCTCCCCGGCCCACGGTCCCGGCACCCGCACCGACTTCTGCTGCCAGCGTGCAGCATACCGTGCTACCCGGCGAGACGATGTACAGCATCTCCCGCAAGTACAAAGTCACTATTAAGCAGATTATGGAGTGGAACAGCAAGCCCGATTTTGCCGTGAAGCCCGGCGAAGTACTCCTGATTAAGCCGGCACAATAG
- a CDS encoding LysM peptidoglycan-binding domain-containing protein, with protein MRFVFRTLVLAGLSFGAFAARAQQTTPTPTLSDDSIRVMSGLVQTSVRQLRAIYFEPNDARAAELIDKALVEIPVLNQRLSHYTASLPREQQQQLAQRLRRQPWQVELNTLLRSPQFKGFDARAAKNPSLKLAAERLRASGFLGTSRAATAATSPAAPGVAAAPAATAAPSKPQPAVVAAAAAPKTQALAPTPKAAANPAHHTVQKGETLFSISRQYGVTPTQLQEWNDKSDNGVKVGEVLVVEAAK; from the coding sequence ATGCGTTTCGTTTTCCGCACCCTGGTGCTGGCTGGCTTGTCTTTCGGTGCTTTTGCGGCCCGGGCCCAGCAAACAACTCCTACCCCCACTCTCTCCGACGACTCGATACGAGTAATGTCCGGGCTGGTGCAAACCAGCGTCCGGCAGCTCCGGGCCATCTACTTCGAGCCCAACGATGCCCGCGCCGCCGAGCTTATTGACAAAGCATTGGTAGAAATTCCGGTTCTGAATCAGCGCCTGAGCCACTACACCGCCAGCTTGCCGCGGGAGCAGCAGCAACAGTTGGCCCAGCGCCTGCGCCGTCAGCCCTGGCAGGTAGAGCTTAACACGCTGCTGCGGAGCCCACAGTTTAAGGGGTTTGATGCCCGCGCCGCTAAAAATCCGAGCCTCAAGCTCGCGGCCGAACGCCTCCGCGCCTCCGGTTTTCTGGGCACTTCCCGGGCAGCCACCGCTGCTACCAGTCCGGCAGCGCCCGGCGTAGCGGCCGCCCCGGCAGCTACTGCGGCCCCGTCCAAGCCCCAGCCGGCCGTAGTAGCGGCTGCCGCAGCTCCCAAAACGCAAGCCTTGGCCCCTACCCCGAAAGCGGCGGCCAACCCGGCGCATCACACCGTGCAGAAAGGCGAAACCCTGTTCAGCATCTCGCGGCAGTATGGCGTTACGCCTACTCAGCTGCAGGAGTGGAACGACAAGTCCGATAACGGGGTGAAGGTGGGAGAAGTGCTGGTGGTGGAAGCCGCCAAGTAA
- a CDS encoding TonB-dependent receptor, which translates to MLKRFLLLLLLLSALTGLTQAQTTTVSGRVVDSKDQSPLIGANVLLTQLPDSTRRGAAVEADGSFVVPGVGPGRYVLTVSFLGYQNLRRTVEVGAGQPLALGTLGLQAGGGIALKGVEVVGRAAAAVQKGDTAQFNAGSFKTNPDANAQDLITKMPGVTVDPASGRVQAQGEQVQRVLVDGKEFFGNDPDAVLKNIPAEVIDKIQVYDRASDQAQFTGFDDGNQQKTINIVTKPSFRNGTFGRVLAGYGPQDDRYRVSGNLNQFKGKQRLSVVAQSNNVNEQNFGTEDLLGVVGSSRQGGGGGQGQRGQGGGRVGGGGGPGGGGGGGGNNAGDFLVSQQSGISKTNALGLNYSDTWGTKTEVQGSYFFNLSDNTSRTNLLRRYVAPAGQTQDLRYNENSLASSRNINNRFNLRLDHKFDSLNSLLWRPSLSVQRNTGTSLLDGRTFEATGTEAGTDQGTNNSNYRSALTGVTATNQLLYRHRFQRRGRTFSLGLNTSYNTKDGDNNLLSNTAFRRRDTLRTTTLNQFSELEQTGWAWTGNANYTEPLGQNSILQLGYSISYTPNDSDKKTYNFSPGEQRYSILNDTLSNVFRSRYLTNTGEVTYRFQTKDFQWAVGAAVQSAQLRSDQEFPRPGTTNRTFLNVLPNAQLRYNFSKQQNLRVNYRMNTNPPSISQLQEVVNNSNPLQLTTGNPNLRQENRHNLFVRYSSAVPEKSTSFFALLGGSYIDNYITNNTIYAGAEPLVVGGVVIPAGGQLTRPVNLNQQYSLRSFINYSLPLAFIKSNLNLNANATYSQTPGLVFGELNYSRTPNVGLGVVLSSNISPELDFTLSSNSSQSYVRNTLRQQLNSRFFRQNTSLRFNWIVVKGITVQSDVNHQLFTGLSAGYNRNFVLWNASVGKKLGQKQQAEVKLFAFDLLGQNNSIQRNITAAYTEDIQTNILQRYFMLMFTYNIRSFGGSGRPDALPGPGGPRPDGQRPGGQRPGGFGGPPPGGGM; encoded by the coding sequence ATGCTAAAACGATTCCTACTTCTGCTGCTGCTCCTATCCGCCCTTACTGGCCTAACCCAGGCCCAGACTACTACCGTCAGCGGGCGGGTAGTGGATAGTAAAGACCAGTCGCCGCTCATTGGGGCCAACGTGCTGCTAACCCAACTCCCCGACTCCACCCGGCGCGGGGCCGCCGTGGAGGCCGATGGTTCCTTCGTGGTACCGGGGGTAGGGCCGGGCCGCTACGTGCTGACGGTTTCTTTTCTGGGCTACCAGAACCTGCGCCGCACGGTGGAGGTAGGGGCCGGGCAGCCCCTGGCCCTGGGCACGCTCGGGCTGCAGGCCGGCGGGGGCATTGCCCTGAAGGGCGTGGAAGTAGTAGGCCGGGCCGCGGCAGCCGTGCAAAAAGGCGACACGGCCCAGTTCAACGCGGGCTCCTTCAAAACCAACCCCGATGCCAACGCCCAGGACCTGATTACCAAAATGCCGGGCGTAACAGTGGACCCCGCCTCGGGCCGGGTGCAGGCCCAGGGCGAGCAGGTGCAGCGGGTGCTGGTAGATGGCAAAGAGTTTTTCGGGAATGACCCAGATGCCGTGCTCAAGAACATTCCGGCCGAGGTTATCGACAAGATTCAGGTGTACGACCGGGCCTCGGATCAGGCCCAGTTCACAGGCTTCGACGACGGAAACCAGCAGAAAACCATCAACATCGTAACCAAACCCAGCTTCCGCAACGGCACGTTCGGGCGGGTGCTGGCCGGCTACGGCCCCCAGGACGACCGGTACCGCGTGAGTGGCAACCTCAACCAGTTTAAGGGCAAGCAGCGCCTCTCGGTGGTGGCCCAGAGCAACAACGTGAATGAGCAGAACTTCGGCACGGAAGACCTGCTGGGGGTAGTGGGCTCCTCCCGCCAGGGCGGCGGGGGCGGCCAGGGCCAGCGGGGCCAGGGCGGCGGCCGCGTGGGCGGCGGGGGCGGTCCGGGTGGCGGCGGAGGTGGTGGCGGCAATAATGCCGGCGACTTCCTGGTCAGCCAGCAGAGCGGCATCTCGAAAACCAACGCCCTGGGCCTGAACTACTCCGACACCTGGGGCACGAAAACCGAAGTGCAGGGCAGCTACTTTTTCAACCTCAGCGACAACACCAGCCGCACCAACCTGCTGCGCCGCTACGTGGCGCCCGCGGGCCAGACCCAAGACTTGCGCTACAACGAAAACTCCCTGGCCAGCAGCCGCAATATCAACAACCGCTTCAACCTGCGCCTCGACCACAAGTTCGACTCCTTGAACTCCTTGCTGTGGCGGCCCAGCCTTTCGGTGCAGCGCAACACCGGTACCAGCCTGCTCGATGGCCGCACTTTTGAAGCAACCGGCACTGAGGCGGGCACCGACCAGGGCACCAACAACAGCAACTACCGCTCGGCCCTGACCGGGGTTACGGCCACCAATCAGCTGCTGTACCGCCACCGGTTTCAGCGCCGCGGCCGTACCTTTTCGCTGGGCCTGAACACGAGCTACAACACCAAGGACGGCGACAACAACCTGCTCTCCAACACGGCCTTCCGGCGCCGCGACACGCTGCGCACCACTACGCTTAACCAGTTCTCGGAGCTGGAGCAGACGGGCTGGGCCTGGACCGGCAACGCTAACTACACCGAGCCGCTGGGCCAGAACAGCATTCTGCAGCTGGGCTACTCCATTTCCTACACCCCCAACGACTCCGACAAGAAAACCTACAACTTCTCGCCCGGCGAGCAGCGCTACTCCATCCTGAACGACACGCTGAGCAACGTGTTCCGGAGCCGCTACCTCACCAACACCGGCGAGGTTACCTACCGCTTCCAGACCAAGGACTTCCAGTGGGCAGTGGGTGCGGCCGTGCAGAGCGCCCAGCTTCGCAGCGACCAGGAGTTTCCGCGCCCCGGCACCACCAACCGCACCTTCCTGAACGTGCTGCCCAACGCCCAGCTGCGCTACAACTTCTCGAAGCAGCAGAACCTGCGGGTGAATTACCGCATGAACACCAACCCGCCCAGCATCAGCCAGCTGCAGGAGGTAGTCAACAACTCCAATCCGCTGCAGCTGACCACCGGCAACCCCAACCTGCGCCAGGAAAACCGCCACAACCTGTTTGTGCGCTACTCCTCCGCAGTGCCCGAGAAATCAACGTCGTTTTTTGCTTTGCTGGGGGGCTCCTACATCGATAACTACATCACCAACAACACGATTTATGCTGGCGCCGAGCCCTTGGTCGTGGGTGGGGTAGTCATTCCGGCCGGGGGGCAGCTCACGCGGCCCGTCAACCTCAACCAGCAGTACTCGCTGCGCTCCTTTATCAACTACAGCCTGCCGCTGGCCTTTATCAAGTCCAACCTCAACCTGAATGCCAACGCTACCTATTCCCAAACGCCAGGCCTGGTGTTTGGGGAACTGAACTACAGCCGCACGCCCAACGTGGGGCTGGGCGTGGTGCTGAGCAGCAACATCAGCCCCGAGCTGGACTTTACGCTCTCGTCTAACTCCAGCCAGAGCTACGTGCGCAACACCCTGCGCCAGCAGCTCAACAGCCGCTTTTTCCGCCAGAACACCAGTCTGCGCTTCAACTGGATTGTGGTTAAGGGCATTACGGTTCAGTCAGATGTGAACCACCAGCTGTTTACGGGCCTTTCGGCCGGCTACAACCGAAACTTTGTGCTCTGGAACGCCTCCGTGGGCAAAAAGCTGGGCCAGAAGCAGCAGGCCGAAGTCAAGCTGTTCGCCTTTGATTTGCTGGGCCAGAACAACAGCATCCAGCGGAACATCACGGCCGCTTACACCGAGGACATTCAAACCAACATTCTGCAGCGCTACTTCATGCTGATGTTCACTTACAACATTCGTAGCTTCGGCGGCTCGGGCCGCCCCGATGCCCTGCCCGGCCCCGGTGGCCCCCGCCCAGACGGACAGCGCCCCGGCGGACAGCGGCCCGGCGGGTTCGGGGGACCTCCTCCCGGCGGGGGCATGTAG
- a CDS encoding pitrilysin family protein, protein MSDYDLYELPNGIRVLHKQVLHTKIAHCGFLLDIGSRDEKPHQLGLAHFWEHMAFKGTEKRKSFHILNRLETVGGELNAYTTKEKICFYASLLSTHFERAFELLTDLTFHSVFPEKEIEKERGVILEEMAMYHDAPEDAIIDDFDDVVFARHTLGHNILGTRESVSGFQQADFRQFLQENVRTDRLVFSSVSNLPFKEVKRLADKFLAPVPAQLGERPRVPFSGYQRLERIERKPITQAHCLIGGPAYSTHDERRIPFILLNNLLGGPGMNSRLNLAVREKYGLVYTIDSSYSPYTDTGLFGIYFGTEKKQVNRTISLVQKELKRLREQALSTSQLHKAKAQLMGQLAMAEESNGGFMQLLGNRTLDLGRVESINEIFDQVHRITSSELLELANDILCEDNLSVLQYVPE, encoded by the coding sequence ATGTCTGATTACGACCTGTACGAGTTGCCTAACGGCATCCGGGTTCTGCATAAACAAGTTCTGCACACCAAAATCGCGCACTGCGGCTTCCTGCTGGATATTGGCTCCCGCGACGAAAAGCCTCACCAGCTGGGGCTGGCGCACTTCTGGGAGCACATGGCCTTCAAAGGCACCGAAAAGCGCAAGAGCTTCCACATTCTCAACCGCCTCGAAACTGTGGGCGGCGAGCTGAACGCTTATACTACCAAGGAGAAAATCTGCTTTTACGCCTCCCTGCTCAGCACCCACTTCGAGCGGGCCTTCGAGCTGCTCACGGACCTCACGTTCCATTCGGTGTTTCCCGAGAAGGAAATTGAGAAGGAGCGCGGCGTGATTCTGGAGGAAATGGCCATGTACCACGATGCGCCCGAGGACGCCATCATCGACGACTTCGACGACGTGGTATTTGCCCGCCACACCCTGGGCCACAACATCCTGGGCACCCGCGAAAGTGTTTCGGGCTTCCAGCAGGCCGATTTCCGGCAGTTTCTGCAGGAAAACGTACGCACCGACCGGCTGGTGTTCAGCTCCGTCAGCAACCTGCCCTTCAAGGAAGTAAAGCGCCTGGCCGACAAGTTTCTGGCTCCGGTGCCGGCCCAGCTGGGCGAGCGGCCACGGGTACCGTTTAGCGGCTACCAGCGCCTGGAGCGCATTGAGCGCAAACCCATTACCCAGGCCCACTGCCTGATTGGCGGCCCCGCCTATTCCACGCACGATGAGCGGCGAATTCCATTTATTCTGCTCAACAACCTGCTGGGCGGCCCCGGCATGAACTCACGCCTCAACCTGGCTGTGCGCGAGAAATACGGTTTGGTGTACACCATCGATTCCAGTTATTCGCCATACACCGATACCGGGCTATTCGGCATTTACTTCGGAACTGAGAAGAAGCAGGTAAACCGCACGATTTCTCTAGTGCAGAAGGAGCTGAAGCGCCTGCGGGAGCAGGCCCTAAGCACCTCCCAGCTGCACAAGGCGAAGGCCCAGTTAATGGGCCAACTGGCTATGGCGGAGGAAAGCAACGGAGGCTTCATGCAGCTGCTTGGTAACCGCACCCTCGATCTGGGCCGGGTAGAAAGCATCAACGAAATCTTCGACCAGGTGCACCGCATCACATCGTCGGAGCTGCTGGAACTGGCCAACGATATTCTCTGCGAAGACAACCTGAGCGTGCTCCAGTACGTGCCAGAGTAG
- a CDS encoding YDG/SRA domain-containing protein: protein MPRPNPVHLGALPSIAPGHEFMNRREVQAAGLHRDWIKGISSLNGFPAEAIVLSGGYEDDWDAGATILYTGEGGNLEGTQVADQTLTGGNLALHRSFEQQTPVRVIRQIRPARIRSSWYYQYAVLYVVASCSYERGRSGFMIWRFLLEQLSDIVPTATNHADLQEPSVVYQPTPRIASNVNRLVRDTRLMQQVKQLYDFHCQVCLQRLANQVRPYAEAAHLQPLGAPHHGPDTLDNLLCLCPNHHVLLDMGAWTLDDHFNIQGLPGTLQLNPAHRVRVEWARYHRNNIYQATGKKRK from the coding sequence ATGCCTCGTCCAAATCCAGTACATCTAGGTGCATTGCCCTCTATTGCTCCGGGTCATGAGTTTATGAACCGACGCGAGGTACAAGCGGCTGGGCTTCATCGTGACTGGATAAAAGGAATTTCGTCCTTGAATGGTTTTCCGGCTGAGGCTATAGTGCTATCCGGAGGCTATGAGGATGATTGGGATGCGGGTGCTACCATCTTATACACTGGTGAAGGTGGAAACTTGGAGGGAACGCAGGTTGCGGATCAAACATTGACGGGTGGTAATCTGGCTTTACACCGCAGCTTTGAGCAACAAACTCCTGTTCGAGTAATCCGCCAGATTCGCCCAGCCAGAATTCGTTCCTCCTGGTATTATCAGTATGCCGTACTTTACGTTGTGGCCAGTTGCTCCTATGAGCGAGGGCGCTCTGGTTTCATGATCTGGCGGTTTTTGTTGGAGCAGCTTTCCGATATTGTTCCTACTGCAACAAATCACGCTGACCTTCAGGAGCCATCCGTTGTGTATCAGCCAACACCACGCATTGCCAGTAATGTTAATCGATTGGTACGTGACACGCGCTTGATGCAGCAGGTAAAGCAACTATATGACTTTCACTGTCAGGTATGTCTGCAACGATTGGCAAATCAAGTGCGGCCGTACGCGGAAGCTGCTCACCTTCAGCCATTAGGTGCCCCACATCATGGTCCTGATACACTTGATAATCTGCTTTGCTTATGTCCTAACCATCATGTACTCTTAGACATGGGGGCTTGGACTCTGGATGATCATTTTAACATACAAGGTCTGCCGGGTACCTTACAGCTCAACCCAGCTCATCGCGTAAGGGTAGAATGGGCACGTTATCACCGGAACAACATCTATCAGGCTACGGGCAAGAAGCGTAAATAA
- a CDS encoding YDG/SRA domain-containing protein: MPVFGHISYYRPGDVLANRLALSRAGLHRPTRAGVSGSELEGADSIILADQYEDDDFRDEDIIYSGSGGRDPRTGRQVTNQEMTGRNLMLRRSLETGQPVRVFRKINDETASGYRYEGLYQVTSAVYEPGKSGFLVWKFRLVPAP, from the coding sequence ATGCCGGTTTTCGGTCACATTAGCTACTACCGGCCCGGCGACGTGCTGGCAAACCGGCTGGCGCTGAGCCGGGCGGGGCTGCACCGGCCCACCCGGGCCGGGGTGAGTGGCAGCGAGCTGGAAGGAGCCGACTCTATCATTCTGGCCGACCAGTACGAGGATGATGACTTTCGGGACGAAGATATCATCTACTCCGGCAGCGGGGGCCGCGACCCGCGCACCGGTCGGCAGGTTACTAACCAGGAAATGACGGGCCGAAACCTGATGCTGCGCCGTAGCCTGGAAACTGGTCAGCCCGTGCGCGTCTTCCGCAAAATCAACGATGAAACTGCCAGCGGCTACCGCTACGAAGGCCTCTACCAGGTAACCAGCGCCGTGTACGAGCCCGGCAAGTCCGGCTTTTTGGTCTGGAAGTTCCGGCTGGTGCCCGCTCCATGA